From the genome of Psychrilyobacter atlanticus DSM 19335, one region includes:
- the deoD gene encoding purine-nucleoside phosphorylase codes for MSIHINAKKGDIAETVLLPGDPLRAKWIADTFLEDVVCYNEVRGMYGYTGTYKGKRVSVQGTGMGVPSISIYVNELIKDFGVKNLIRVGSAGSYREDIKVRDIVLAMSASTNSGLNRIRFNGADYAPTADFDLMMKAIKSAEEKDIKVKAGNVFTSDEFYGDNFDDYKKWASYGVLCVEMETAGLYTVAAKHGVKALTLLTISDHLVTGEETTSAERQTTFGGMIEIALGTL; via the coding sequence ATGAGTATACATATTAACGCAAAAAAAGGTGATATCGCAGAAACAGTATTACTACCAGGAGATCCACTTAGAGCAAAATGGATCGCTGACACATTTTTAGAAGATGTAGTGTGTTATAATGAAGTTAGAGGAATGTATGGATATACTGGTACTTATAAGGGAAAAAGAGTATCTGTTCAGGGAACTGGTATGGGTGTTCCGTCTATCTCTATCTATGTAAATGAATTAATTAAAGATTTTGGAGTAAAAAACTTAATCAGAGTAGGGTCTGCCGGATCTTATAGAGAAGATATTAAAGTAAGAGATATCGTTTTAGCTATGTCAGCTTCTACAAATTCAGGATTAAACAGAATCAGGTTTAATGGTGCAGACTATGCCCCTACAGCTGATTTTGATCTAATGATGAAGGCTATCAAATCTGCTGAGGAAAAAGATATCAAAGTAAAAGCTGGGAATGTATTTACTTCAGATGAATTTTACGGAGATAACTTCGATGACTATAAAAAATGGGCATCATATGGTGTACTATGTGTAGAGATGGAAACAGCTGGTCTATATACTGTAGCAGCTAAACACGGAGTAAAAGCTCTTACTCTACTTACTATCTCTGATCATTTGGTGACTGGAGAGGAAACTACCTCTGCTGAAAGACAAACTACTTTTGGTGGAATGATCGAAATAGCACTGGGTACTTTATAA
- the cdd gene encoding cytidine deaminase has product MLNEKEILELIDEAIVAREGAYAKFSNFKVGAALIDDRGNHYSGCNVENSSYGLSMCGERNAIFHAVSKGLKKIKVIAVVGETEGPISPCGACRQVINEFSTEDTIVIMANMKKEYKVVKFTDLFPYGFRL; this is encoded by the coding sequence ATGTTAAATGAAAAAGAGATATTAGAATTAATCGACGAAGCTATCGTAGCTCGTGAAGGTGCATATGCAAAGTTTTCAAATTTTAAGGTAGGAGCTGCTCTAATCGACGATAGAGGTAACCACTATTCAGGGTGTAACGTAGAAAACTCCTCTTATGGGTTATCTATGTGCGGCGAAAGAAACGCTATCTTCCACGCTGTTTCCAAAGGGCTGAAGAAGATTAAAGTTATAGCTGTTGTAGGAGAGACAGAGGGTCCTATCTCACCATGTGGTGCCTGCAGACAAGTTATAAATGAATTTTCTACTGAAGATACCATTGTCATAATGGCAAACATGAAAAAAGAATATAAAGTAGTCAAATTTACCGACCTTTTCCCCTATGGATTCAGATTATAG
- the trkA gene encoding Trk system potassium transporter TrkA, with amino-acid sequence MKIVIAGGGDVGVKIAEKLIYENHDVTILEKDPQLIRTLQSKLDAMIIQGDATNINTLIEANILSADSFIAVTNSDGDNLIACSIVKKCCKNNISITCKIDSYYQYFNEKYLSPNDFGIETIIKPLEITVAKIMELMNNPNIFEIMNYADNMAQLVGVKVKRDFKHKGIPISEISSKDNIFSKVRLVAIQREGKVIVPKGQDVIYPKDKLYLVGKTNIVKNIVEEHFSSPMNLKNIIIVGGTKHAIELSKALNKSKKNITIIEEDKFRCKKLSFLLDNVLVMNGSATDSHLMDEVSIEDSCVISMSDNDEYNILSAFTAKKYGASKTMCMVKNSSIVNLINNLDPIDTVFSPHALTIGDILKYTRKTDLFSVSPFTEIDAETIGINVTQNSPILDTPIKDINFPKKSIIGVIIRDNNVIIPTGNDLIKMGDKVIVFLLPEAIYEVEKMFTAPKFGGRR; translated from the coding sequence ATGAAAATAGTTATTGCTGGTGGGGGAGATGTCGGAGTAAAGATCGCCGAGAAACTTATCTATGAAAACCACGACGTTACAATTTTAGAAAAAGATCCACAATTAATCAGAACATTACAAAGTAAGTTGGATGCCATGATCATACAGGGAGATGCAACTAATATCAATACCCTTATTGAGGCAAACATCTTAAGTGCCGATTCTTTTATCGCAGTTACAAACAGTGACGGGGATAACCTTATCGCTTGCAGTATTGTTAAAAAATGCTGTAAAAATAACATCTCTATAACTTGTAAGATCGACAGTTATTACCAGTATTTTAATGAGAAATATCTTTCTCCTAATGATTTTGGTATAGAAACTATTATAAAGCCGCTAGAAATTACTGTTGCAAAAATTATGGAACTTATGAATAATCCAAATATATTTGAAATCATGAACTACGCAGACAATATGGCTCAACTAGTAGGGGTTAAAGTTAAAAGAGATTTCAAACATAAGGGAATACCTATCTCTGAAATTTCTTCAAAAGATAATATCTTTTCCAAAGTTAGGTTAGTAGCCATACAAAGAGAAGGGAAAGTTATCGTTCCAAAGGGGCAGGATGTAATCTATCCTAAAGATAAATTATATTTAGTCGGTAAGACAAACATTGTGAAAAATATAGTTGAAGAACATTTTTCCAGCCCTATGAATTTAAAAAATATAATTATTGTTGGCGGAACTAAGCATGCCATCGAACTTTCTAAGGCTCTCAATAAATCAAAAAAGAACATCACAATCATTGAAGAGGATAAATTCAGATGTAAAAAATTAAGTTTCCTATTAGATAATGTCCTAGTCATGAATGGATCGGCTACTGATTCCCACTTGATGGATGAAGTCTCTATAGAAGATTCTTGTGTAATCAGTATGAGTGATAACGATGAATATAATATCTTATCGGCATTTACAGCAAAAAAATACGGTGCTTCTAAAACTATGTGTATGGTAAAAAACAGCTCTATCGTAAACTTGATCAACAACCTTGATCCCATCGATACTGTATTTTCTCCCCATGCACTTACAATTGGAGATATCTTAAAATATACTAGAAAAACTGACCTTTTCTCAGTCTCTCCATTTACAGAGATTGATGCAGAGACAATAGGTATAAATGTTACCCAAAATTCACCTATCCTAGATACTCCTATAAAGGATATTAATTTCCCTAAAAAATCCATAATTGGTGTGATAATCAGAGACAATAACGTTATCATCCCTACTGGAAATGATCTAATAAAAATGGGAGATAAAGTCATTGTATTCTTACTTCCAGAGGCAATATATGAGGTAGAAAAGATGTTTACTGCCCCAAAATTTGGAGGTAGAAGATGA
- a CDS encoding TrkH family potassium uptake protein codes for MNWSLIIKVQGYLLLILGIMMTFPLMISFHYSGGDLGAIALSIAITLITGLAFIFIFKSDKKFKAKEGFASVSLGWILAALFGGLPYFFHGSFGPYINCVFEAMSGFTTTGSTILSDIESIPRGLLFWRSLTHWLGGMGIVLFTIAILPMFGIAPGQLYNAEVPGPTKDRLSPKIKDTAKILWLIYIGLTIIETIFLMFGGMDLYTAVNHSFATVATGGFSTLNTSVSGFNSVYIEIVITVFMFLAGVNFALHFYLIKGRFRDFLKDSELRFYTAVITITTILISLNIYFSSGIEKYTVNYGRALLDSAFQVVSITTTTGFMTADFNLWPSFSALLLVALMFFGGCAGSTGGGMKQIRILILFKHLYNEIKKLAHPRAFFSLRVGEEHVENHVVRNVLGFSILFVFIFAGSTLFLAGMGYDIITSFTAAISCLGNIGPGLARVGAIENFGFFDPYSKGVLIFCMLLGRLEIYSVLILIYSMIFRKR; via the coding sequence ATGAACTGGAGCTTAATAATAAAAGTACAGGGTTATCTTTTACTTATCTTAGGAATTATGATGACCTTTCCTCTTATGATCTCATTTCATTATAGTGGAGGAGATCTAGGGGCTATAGCTCTTTCTATTGCAATAACTTTAATTACCGGATTAGCTTTTATATTTATATTTAAATCGGATAAAAAATTTAAAGCTAAAGAAGGATTTGCAAGTGTTTCATTGGGCTGGATTTTGGCCGCTCTCTTTGGAGGCCTGCCATATTTTTTTCATGGTTCCTTTGGGCCGTATATAAACTGTGTTTTCGAAGCAATGTCAGGATTTACTACTACTGGTTCTACTATCTTATCCGATATTGAATCTATTCCCAGAGGGTTATTGTTTTGGAGATCATTGACTCATTGGCTGGGTGGAATGGGAATAGTTTTATTCACCATCGCTATCTTACCTATGTTTGGAATCGCTCCTGGGCAGCTTTACAATGCAGAAGTTCCAGGACCTACAAAAGATAGGTTGAGTCCTAAAATAAAGGACACTGCTAAGATATTGTGGCTCATCTATATCGGTCTTACTATTATTGAAACTATATTTTTGATGTTTGGCGGAATGGATCTTTACACAGCTGTTAACCATTCGTTTGCTACTGTAGCTACAGGCGGTTTTTCTACATTAAATACCTCTGTATCAGGTTTTAACAGTGTTTATATAGAGATAGTTATAACTGTATTTATGTTTTTAGCTGGAGTTAACTTTGCACTTCATTTTTACCTTATCAAGGGAAGATTTAGAGATTTTCTTAAAGACAGTGAACTGAGATTTTATACAGCGGTAATTACTATTACAACTATCCTAATCTCGTTGAATATATATTTTTCTTCTGGAATAGAAAAATATACCGTAAATTATGGTCGTGCACTCCTTGATTCTGCATTTCAAGTGGTATCTATTACTACCACAACTGGATTTATGACTGCCGATTTTAACCTATGGCCTTCATTTTCTGCCCTTCTCTTGGTGGCACTTATGTTCTTTGGTGGTTGTGCCGGATCTACAGGGGGCGGAATGAAACAAATTAGAATATTAATACTATTTAAACACCTATACAATGAAATAAAAAAATTAGCACATCCTAGAGCATTTTTCTCCCTGAGAGTAGGAGAGGAACATGTGGAGAATCACGTAGTTAGAAATGTCTTGGGATTTTCAATATTATTCGTATTTATCTTTGCTGGATCTACACTTTTCCTGGCGGGAATGGGATATGATATTATCACAAGTTTTACTGCTGCTATCTCTTGTCTTGGAAATATTGGACCAGGGCTAGCTCGAGTAGGAGCTATTGAAAACTTTGGATTCTTTGATCCATACAGCAAGGGAGTCCTTATCTTTTGTATGCTTTTAGGTAGACTGGAGATATATTCAGTTTTAATATTAATTTATTCTATGATATTTAGAAAGAGATAG
- a CDS encoding RluA family pseudouridine synthase — protein MKKNMKIKRDTILKVKEKMELMEFLTFHLQGKSKNNLKSLLTHGQITVDSQIVSQFNHVLAVGQEVKINWNKDRDVKKMQGVQILFEDDNIIVANKDAGILSVSTGGRDENTAYNKLKDHVKSSNPKNKIFIVHRLDRNTSGIMMFAKTAEAQQLLQSDWKKYIVSRKYSVLVEGKIKDDKGTITSWLKENTAFVVYSSKTDNGGKKAITNYEVIKKTNNFTLLEASLETGRKNQIRVHMQDLKHPIVGDKKYGADGNPIKRMGLHARVLEFIHPITGKEYKFETKIPASFEKVFKRMRKR, from the coding sequence TTGAAAAAAAATATGAAAATAAAAAGAGATACAATATTAAAAGTAAAGGAAAAAATGGAGTTAATGGAATTTTTAACTTTCCACCTACAAGGAAAGAGTAAAAATAACTTAAAATCATTGCTTACCCATGGTCAAATAACTGTAGACAGCCAAATTGTCAGTCAGTTTAATCATGTTTTAGCAGTTGGTCAAGAGGTTAAAATTAACTGGAATAAGGATAGAGATGTAAAGAAGATGCAGGGAGTTCAAATCTTATTTGAAGATGATAATATCATCGTTGCAAATAAAGATGCAGGTATCCTGTCAGTATCTACTGGTGGCAGAGATGAAAATACTGCCTATAATAAATTGAAGGATCATGTTAAATCAAGTAATCCTAAGAATAAGATCTTTATCGTTCACAGATTAGATAGAAATACCTCTGGAATAATGATGTTCGCTAAAACCGCCGAAGCTCAACAGCTTTTACAAAGTGACTGGAAGAAATATATTGTCAGCAGAAAATACTCTGTATTAGTAGAGGGAAAAATTAAAGATGATAAGGGAACTATCACATCTTGGTTAAAAGAGAATACTGCATTTGTAGTTTACTCAAGTAAAACAGATAACGGTGGAAAAAAAGCCATCACAAATTATGAAGTTATCAAAAAAACTAATAACTTCACACTACTAGAGGCATCCCTTGAGACTGGAAGAAAAAACCAAATCAGAGTACATATGCAAGACCTAAAGCATCCAATTGTAGGAGATAAAAAGTATGGTGCTGATGGAAATCCAATCAAAAGAATGGGATTACATGCTAGAGTATTAGAGTTTATTCATCCAATAACAGGAAAAGAATATAAGTTTGAAACTAAGATCCCTGCTAGTTTTGAAAAAGTGTTTAAAAGAATGAGAAAGAGATAA
- the ruvA gene encoding Holliday junction branch migration protein RuvA: MFEYLDGKITIKKMGYVAIDVNGLGYKVFVSLQTLDKIKLDETTRLYIYNHVKEDMFKLIGFAEERERDFFEILINVNGIGMSLGLAILSTFTINDLKQIIANEDTKLLTKVPKLGAKKSQKLIVDVKDKMKNLQLVDNIDTGTGSIKAQLEEDIYLALGALGYSKKDIDKFVTSKDIESYDTIEMAIKDILRKISK, from the coding sequence ATGTTTGAATATTTAGATGGTAAGATCACCATAAAAAAAATGGGTTATGTTGCCATAGATGTAAATGGTTTAGGTTACAAGGTATTTGTATCCCTTCAAACTTTAGATAAAATTAAACTAGATGAAACTACAAGACTGTATATCTACAATCATGTAAAGGAAGATATGTTTAAGTTAATTGGATTTGCTGAGGAGAGAGAAAGAGATTTCTTTGAGATCCTTATCAATGTAAATGGAATAGGGATGTCCCTTGGTTTGGCCATCCTATCTACATTCACTATTAACGATCTAAAACAGATAATTGCCAATGAGGACACAAAATTACTTACTAAGGTTCCTAAATTAGGAGCTAAAAAATCTCAAAAACTAATAGTTGATGTGAAAGATAAGATGAAAAATCTTCAACTTGTAGACAATATTGATACTGGTACTGGTAGTATCAAGGCTCAGTTAGAAGAAGATATCTACCTGGCTTTAGGTGCTCTTGGATATTCTAAAAAAGATATCGATAAATTTGTCACTTCTAAGGATATAGAATCATATGACACTATAGAAATGGCTATAAAAGATATCTTAAGAAAGATAAGTAAATAA
- a CDS encoding deoxynucleoside kinase: MYYNEYFKKTKLNGDDMNGIICIDGVVGAGKSTLGDILAKELGISLFEEPVLNNPILDKFYYDKKRYSFPLQIFFLNKRFKMIKEANLLDGCVMDRSIYGDVIFARMLMEDGDMTPEEFELYEELLYNMLEHLSPPKLMIYLESSVEGAIEKISRRGRDYEKVVPRTYWESLNQNYESYFNSYNLSNILRINVDNVDIKENPQDRKWFIDTVKARLDEINSK, translated from the coding sequence ATGTATTATAATGAATATTTTAAAAAAACTAAATTAAATGGAGATGACATGAACGGAATTATTTGTATTGATGGTGTTGTAGGAGCTGGAAAGAGTACTCTAGGGGATATTTTAGCTAAAGAATTAGGAATTTCATTATTTGAAGAACCTGTCTTAAATAACCCTATTTTGGATAAATTCTACTATGATAAAAAAAGATATAGTTTTCCTCTTCAAATATTTTTCTTGAACAAGAGATTTAAGATGATAAAGGAAGCTAACTTATTAGATGGTTGTGTTATGGACAGGAGTATCTATGGTGACGTAATCTTTGCTAGGATGCTTATGGAAGATGGAGATATGACTCCTGAAGAGTTTGAACTCTATGAAGAATTACTTTATAATATGCTAGAACATCTTTCTCCTCCTAAACTAATGATCTATCTAGAGTCATCTGTAGAAGGTGCTATTGAAAAGATCTCTAGAAGAGGTAGAGACTACGAAAAGGTTGTTCCTAGGACTTATTGGGAAAGTTTGAATCAAAATTATGAAAGTTATTTCAACTCTTATAATCTTTCAAACATCTTGAGAATCAATGTGGATAATGTAGATATAAAAGAAAATCCCCAGGACAGGAAATGGTTTATAGATACAGTTAAAGCAAGATTAGATGAAATCAACTCAAAATAA
- a CDS encoding tRNA 2-thiocytidine biosynthesis TtcA family protein, translating into MKIERIEDLDNLKYENFRFQIIEDELIIKNIGENYEIKFPLNEKRRVKTAESIEKLTGLKLRFSKLDGREVTSYIESKGFNKSIWSLAGKAMCDYNMVEEGDRIAVGVSGGKDSLTLLNVLVRVKMITRVNFEIIPIHIHPKQKSIATNEIEDYCKSLGLELIVEETNLEDILFGKDKMKNPCFMCGRMRRGILYRMMKEKNINKLALGHHKDDIIETFLLNTFYQGNLGVMKPRYMSKEHGVEVIRPMAYIEESTIIKYARRIKLPILKSECEYETSKDSKRLEVKEMIEELSKKSENIRSVILNSIKPLLAD; encoded by the coding sequence ATGAAAATAGAAAGAATTGAAGATTTAGATAATTTAAAATATGAAAACTTTAGGTTTCAAATTATAGAGGATGAACTGATTATAAAAAATATTGGGGAAAACTATGAGATAAAGTTTCCTTTAAATGAAAAAAGAAGGGTAAAAACAGCTGAATCCATAGAAAAACTTACAGGTTTAAAATTAAGATTTTCAAAGTTAGATGGAAGGGAGGTTACATCTTATATTGAATCTAAGGGGTTTAATAAAAGTATCTGGAGTCTGGCTGGAAAGGCTATGTGTGACTATAATATGGTTGAAGAGGGAGACAGGATAGCGGTAGGAGTATCAGGAGGAAAGGACAGTCTTACCCTTCTAAATGTATTAGTTCGTGTAAAGATGATAACCAGAGTGAACTTTGAGATAATCCCTATTCATATCCACCCTAAGCAAAAAAGCATTGCAACAAATGAAATTGAAGACTATTGTAAATCTTTAGGGTTAGAACTGATCGTAGAAGAAACTAATTTAGAGGATATCTTATTTGGAAAGGATAAGATGAAAAATCCTTGTTTTATGTGTGGACGTATGAGAAGGGGAATCCTCTATAGAATGATGAAGGAAAAAAATATCAATAAATTAGCCTTGGGGCATCATAAAGACGATATTATTGAAACATTTTTATTGAATACCTTTTATCAGGGAAACTTAGGAGTAATGAAACCTAGATATATGTCAAAGGAACATGGGGTAGAGGTTATAAGACCTATGGCGTATATAGAGGAAAGTACCATAATTAAGTATGCTCGTAGGATAAAATTGCCGATATTAAAATCTGAATGTGAATATGAGACAAGTAAAGATTCCAAGAGGTTAGAAGTAAAGGAAATGATTGAAGAGCTGAGTAAAAAAAGTGAAAATATCAGAAGTGTAATTTTAAATAGTATAAAGCCGTTATTGGCAGATTAA
- a CDS encoding tRNA 2-thiocytidine biosynthesis TtcA family protein, whose amino-acid sequence MATDSLRKTYRKEIWRKFVKAIKDFDLIEDGDKIAVGVSGGKDSLLLCKLLQELAKDRTKNFELKFISMNPGFGSMDIEQFKKNLEELEIPCEIFDANVWEVAFEENPESPCFLCAKMRRGVLYKKVEELGCNKLALGHHFDDVIETSLINMFYAGTIKTMIPKVSSTSGKLSIIRPLVYVKEANIINFTKWNGIKPMSCGCPVEGEKTDSKRAELKKLLETLEATNPNIKQSIFNSMKNINLDYVFGYTRGNKKDK is encoded by the coding sequence ATGGCAACTGACAGCTTGAGAAAAACTTATAGAAAAGAAATATGGAGGAAGTTTGTCAAGGCTATAAAGGATTTTGATTTGATTGAAGATGGGGACAAGATAGCTGTAGGAGTATCAGGAGGAAAGGATAGTCTACTACTTTGTAAATTACTTCAGGAATTAGCCAAGGATAGAACTAAAAATTTTGAGCTTAAATTTATCTCTATGAATCCGGGGTTTGGATCTATGGATATAGAGCAGTTTAAAAAAAACTTAGAGGAATTAGAGATCCCATGTGAGATTTTTGATGCCAATGTCTGGGAAGTAGCCTTTGAAGAAAATCCGGAAAGCCCGTGTTTTTTATGTGCAAAAATGAGAAGGGGAGTACTATATAAAAAAGTAGAGGAATTAGGTTGTAATAAATTAGCCCTAGGACATCATTTTGACGATGTAATCGAAACTAGTTTGATAAATATGTTTTATGCTGGAACTATAAAAACTATGATCCCCAAGGTAAGTTCTACCAGTGGAAAACTATCTATAATCAGACCTTTAGTCTATGTGAAGGAAGCTAATATAATAAACTTTACTAAATGGAATGGGATAAAACCAATGAGCTGTGGCTGTCCTGTAGAAGGGGAAAAAACTGATTCTAAAAGAGCAGAACTGAAAAAATTATTGGAGACTTTAGAAGCTACAAATCCAAATATAAAGCAGAGTATATTTAATTCCATGAAAAATATAAACTTAGATTATGTGTTTGGTTATACAAGGGGAAATAAGAAGGATAAGTAG
- a CDS encoding amino acid permease — MDSSSKKTSWKMLALMGFTVVWGFGNVVNNYANQGLAVVVSWILILSLYFIPYALMVGEMGSAFKDKSGGVSSWIGSTYGPMLAYFAGWTYWVVHVPYLAQKPQSILVALSWVFFQDGDLVKGVNPILLQSIVLVIFIIFLWIASRGVTSLKRIGALAGTAMFIMGILYILMMLAAPSLVDLKSATTTWDASTLMPSFDFKYFTTISMLVFAVGGCEKLSPYVKEIKNPSKNFPKGMLALAIMVGISALLGSVAMGMMFNSDLIPADLKMNGQYYAFKLLGEYYGVGNFLIILFAIANTLAQISALMFSIDAPLKILIGDADRNFIPKSFAKLNKHGAPINGYKLTGILVSILIIIPAIGIGNMNTLYNWLLDLNSIVMPLRYLWVFLAYMALRGFKRNKDISKNSDYIFIKNDKVAYLVGAWCFAFTAFACLMGVFPKGLVLFSSEWFFQITLNILTPVVLVGLGFILPKIAKKENKLEEALNTEMQA; from the coding sequence ATGGACAGTAGTAGTAAGAAAACAAGTTGGAAAATGTTAGCCTTAATGGGATTTACAGTTGTTTGGGGATTTGGGAATGTAGTAAATAACTATGCTAATCAAGGGTTAGCAGTTGTTGTTTCATGGATATTGATATTATCATTATATTTTATTCCCTATGCATTGATGGTTGGAGAGATGGGTTCTGCTTTCAAGGATAAGAGTGGAGGAGTCTCTAGTTGGATAGGTTCTACATATGGACCAATGTTAGCATACTTTGCAGGATGGACATACTGGGTAGTGCATGTACCTTATTTAGCTCAAAAACCACAGAGTATATTAGTAGCTCTCAGCTGGGTATTTTTTCAAGACGGTGATTTAGTTAAAGGTGTAAATCCTATCTTATTACAATCTATTGTTTTAGTCATTTTTATAATTTTTCTTTGGATCGCTTCCCGTGGTGTCACTTCTTTAAAAAGAATTGGAGCATTGGCAGGAACAGCTATGTTTATCATGGGAATCTTATATATTCTAATGATGCTGGCAGCCCCATCTCTTGTAGACCTTAAATCGGCTACTACAACATGGGACGCATCTACACTTATGCCTTCATTTGATTTTAAGTATTTCACTACTATCTCAATGTTAGTGTTTGCTGTAGGAGGGTGTGAAAAATTATCTCCCTATGTAAAAGAAATTAAAAACCCTTCTAAAAACTTCCCTAAGGGAATGTTAGCCTTGGCTATCATGGTAGGAATTTCTGCACTTTTAGGTTCGGTAGCTATGGGAATGATGTTTAATAGTGATCTCATCCCTGCTGATTTAAAGATGAATGGACAATATTATGCATTTAAATTATTAGGAGAATATTATGGTGTTGGGAATTTCTTAATCATACTATTTGCAATAGCAAATACATTAGCTCAAATATCAGCTCTTATGTTTTCTATAGATGCCCCTCTTAAGATCCTTATAGGAGATGCAGACAGAAACTTTATTCCAAAATCATTTGCTAAACTAAATAAACACGGAGCTCCAATTAATGGATATAAATTAACAGGTATTCTGGTAAGTATCCTGATAATAATTCCTGCTATTGGGATTGGAAATATGAATACATTATATAACTGGCTGCTAGATCTTAACTCTATAGTTATGCCTCTTAGATATTTATGGGTATTCCTAGCTTATATGGCACTTAGAGGATTTAAGAGGAACAAAGATATATCTAAAAACAGTGATTACATCTTTATAAAAAATGATAAAGTTGCCTACCTTGTAGGAGCTTGGTGTTTTGCTTTTACAGCCTTTGCTTGTTTAATGGGAGTTTTCCCAAAGGGTCTTGTATTATTTTCATCTGAATGGTTTTTCCAAATCACTCTAAATATTTTAACACCTGTGGTTTTAGTAGGTCTAGGGTTTATCCTTCCTAAGATTGCAAAGAAAGAAAATAAATTAGAAGAAGCTTTAAATACTGAGATGCAAGCATAA
- a CDS encoding glycosyltransferase family 4 protein: MNKKKGTGGKKKIGMVVNEAWNMYNFRGGLIKKLILEGYEVVVIAPTDKFDEKLKSLGAKVVDVQINSKGTNPMEDLKLIFSLRKIYKREKLDIVFNYTIKPIIYGTIAAKLAKVIPIAVTTGLGYAFIKEGKVTKVVEKLYRFSLRFAKEVWFLNENDKKVFLERKLVDSDKTFVLNGEGIDTDYFKPLKETGSDRKIKFLMIARALWDKGVKEYCEAAQIIKSKHRDKEIEFLFLGKVGVPNPSAVPKEYIEKYHNEGIINYLGVVDDVSEIIEESSCFVLPSYREGISRVIMENASMGKPIIATDVPGCRELVDDGKTGYLCTPGESKDLAQKLEWFINLPEERREKAGRLGRQKMIDEFSEKMVVEVYSDKLKKWLN; encoded by the coding sequence ATGAATAAAAAAAAGGGAACAGGTGGGAAAAAAAAGATAGGAATGGTAGTAAATGAAGCTTGGAATATGTATAACTTTAGAGGTGGTTTGATAAAAAAGTTGATACTGGAGGGGTATGAAGTTGTAGTGATTGCTCCGACAGATAAGTTTGACGAAAAATTAAAGAGTTTAGGAGCTAAAGTAGTAGATGTTCAGATAAATTCCAAGGGAACTAATCCAATGGAAGATTTGAAATTGATATTTAGCCTCCGTAAAATATATAAGAGGGAAAAATTAGACATAGTTTTTAACTATACTATAAAACCAATAATCTATGGAACTATTGCGGCTAAACTTGCAAAAGTCATACCCATAGCCGTGACAACGGGTCTCGGATATGCGTTTATAAAGGAGGGAAAAGTAACCAAGGTAGTTGAAAAATTATACAGGTTTTCTCTCAGGTTTGCCAAAGAAGTCTGGTTCTTAAATGAAAATGATAAGAAGGTATTTTTAGAAAGAAAATTAGTGGATTCAGATAAAACATTTGTTTTAAATGGAGAGGGAATTGATACCGACTATTTTAAACCTCTGAAAGAAACAGGATCAGACCGTAAAATAAAGTTTTTGATGATAGCCAGAGCCCTCTGGGATAAGGGAGTAAAGGAATATTGTGAAGCAGCTCAAATTATAAAATCTAAACACAGGGATAAGGAGATAGAATTTCTATTTTTAGGAAAGGTAGGAGTACCGAATCCATCAGCTGTTCCTAAGGAATATATAGAAAAATATCATAATGAAGGGATAATTAACTATCTAGGAGTGGTAGATGATGTAAGTGAAATAATTGAAGAATCATCTTGCTTTGTGTTGCCTTCGTATAGGGAAGGAATTTCTAGAGTGATAATGGAAAATGCATCTATGGGGAAACCTATAATAGCGACTGATGTTCCTGGATGTCGTGAATTGGTGGATGATGGGAAAACTGGATATCTTTGCACACCTGGGGAGTCTAAAGATCTGGCTCAAAAATTGGAGTGGTTTATAAATCTGCCTGAGGAAAGAAGGGAAAAAGCAGGAAGGTTAGGGAGACAGAAGATGATAGATGAATTCTCTGAAAAAATGGTAGTAGAGGTCTACTCAGATAAATTAAAAAAATGGCTTAATTAA